From the genome of Streptomyces xanthophaeus:
CCGGGGGCCGGGCGGCGGCGGACGTGGGTGGTGAGTTCCACCGTCGGGGTCCAGGCCACCAGGCCCATGTCGAAGGCGGTCGGCGGCAGCGCGTCGACGGCCAGGAGCATGGAGAGCGGGTCGGCGTCGCGGCCGTCGGCCAGCTCGAACCAGGCCCGCATCTCGCCCTTGCCGGAGGGCGCGCCGACGGCCCATCCGGCGGTCGCCGGGTCCAGGCGGAGGCGGAGCCGGTCCACGATGGCGGAGCTGCCGGGGATCGGGGCCGGGCCGGCCTCGGGGCCGATGCAGTCCTCGTAGGCGGGAATGGCGGGCGGCACGGCGACGGTGCGTACGTCGTCCGGCAGGGCCGCGAGGTCGCCGTAGGAGGCGAGGACGCGGATGCGCTCGATCTCGGCGCCGCTCTCGTCGTACTGGAACAGCGAGGCCTGGCCGGTGGAGAGGGTGCGGCCGACGCGCACGACCTGGGTGCGGATCACGGCGGGGCCGGGCACGGAGGAGGTCAGGTAGTGCGCGGAGACGGTGAACGGGTCCGGGTGCGGGAGGGCCGCCGACAGGGCCCGGCCGACCAGGGCCAGCAGGTAGCCGCCGTTCACGGCGGCGATGATCGTCCAGCCGGCGGAGAGTTCCGCGTCGTACACCCCGGGCTCGCCCGCGCGTGCGGTGATGGCGGTGTCGCGGTCGAACTCACTGTCGCCGATGGATGCCTTGGCAGCTG
Proteins encoded in this window:
- a CDS encoding thioesterase family protein, whose translation is MSHAAAKASIGDSEFDRDTAITARAGEPGVYDAELSAGWTIIAAVNGGYLLALVGRALSAALPHPDPFTVSAHYLTSSVPGPAVIRTQVVRVGRTLSTGQASLFQYDESGAEIERIRVLASYGDLAALPDDVRTVAVPPAIPAYEDCIGPEAGPAPIPGSSAIVDRLRLRLDPATAGWAVGAPSGKGEMRAWFELADGRDADPLSMLLAVDALPPTAFDMGLVAWTPTVELTTHVRRRPAPGPLRVSITTRNLAGGFLEEDAEVWDSSDHLVAQSRQLARALRPA